The Pseudarthrobacter sp. NS4 genome includes a window with the following:
- a CDS encoding amidohydrolase family protein: MIIANVRPWGRDAVDLEVREGRIAAIHPAGTAVVLSDADGVAVDGRNRIAMPAFTDVHVHLDSTRIGLPFREHTASPGVWNMMCNDRENWRDTPVPYRDVVAGTLERMIARGTTRVRSYAQVDVDCKLERFEAVMAAKERFAHAARVEVMAFPQAGLLLEEGTVPLLEEALRAGATTIGGIDPCQLDRDPVRHLDIVFGLAEKYGVDVDIHLHEPGHLGVFSAELVFDRTRALGMQGRVSLSHAYDLANIHPDVTARLVEQMAELDIAWATVAPASGGGQFDLAQLAQAGIRVGLGEDGQRDYWSPYGNCDMLERTWQLAFTHRLRKDRLIEHCAAIATIGGASIIDRSVQRLTGPDDRPGFAVGDPADIVLVDGETITSTVMDRGADRTVIHDGRIVADGLTVLPRPVV, from the coding sequence ATGATCATCGCCAATGTCCGCCCCTGGGGCAGGGACGCCGTGGACCTCGAGGTCCGCGAGGGACGGATCGCAGCCATTCACCCGGCGGGGACCGCCGTCGTATTGTCCGATGCTGACGGCGTGGCAGTGGACGGACGGAACCGCATAGCCATGCCGGCGTTCACCGACGTGCACGTCCACCTCGACTCGACCCGCATCGGGCTGCCGTTCCGGGAGCACACTGCCTCGCCCGGAGTGTGGAATATGATGTGCAACGACCGGGAAAACTGGCGCGATACCCCCGTCCCCTACCGCGATGTTGTGGCGGGAACGCTGGAACGGATGATTGCGCGGGGCACCACCCGCGTCCGTTCCTACGCCCAGGTCGACGTGGACTGCAAGCTTGAACGCTTCGAGGCAGTGATGGCCGCCAAGGAACGCTTCGCCCACGCCGCCAGGGTAGAGGTCATGGCTTTCCCCCAGGCCGGTCTTCTGCTTGAGGAGGGCACCGTGCCGCTCCTTGAGGAGGCCCTCCGTGCAGGCGCCACCACTATTGGCGGTATTGATCCCTGCCAGCTGGACCGGGACCCGGTCCGCCACCTCGATATCGTGTTCGGTCTGGCTGAGAAGTACGGGGTCGACGTCGACATTCATCTGCACGAGCCTGGCCACCTGGGGGTTTTCAGCGCTGAGCTTGTGTTCGACCGCACCCGCGCCCTGGGCATGCAAGGACGCGTCTCGCTGTCCCATGCGTACGATCTGGCCAACATCCACCCCGATGTGACCGCCCGGCTGGTGGAACAGATGGCAGAACTCGACATCGCCTGGGCGACCGTCGCCCCGGCGAGCGGCGGCGGCCAGTTCGACCTTGCCCAGCTGGCCCAGGCCGGTATCCGCGTCGGTTTAGGGGAGGACGGCCAGCGGGACTACTGGAGCCCCTACGGCAATTGCGACATGCTCGAACGCACGTGGCAGCTGGCTTTTACCCACCGGCTGCGCAAGGACCGCCTGATCGAGCACTGCGCGGCGATCGCCACGATTGGGGGCGCGTCCATCATTGACCGCTCCGTCCAGCGCCTCACTGGTCCCGACGACCGGCCCGGCTTCGCTGTTGGAGATCCGGCAGACATCGTCCTGGTCGATGGCGAAACGATCACGAGCACCGTCATGGACCGCGGCGCCGACCGGACCGTCATCCACGATGGCCGGATCGTCGCC